Proteins from a genomic interval of Bifidobacterium longum subsp. infantis ATCC 15697 = JCM 1222 = DSM 20088:
- the rpsD gene encoding 30S ribosomal protein S4, which produces MTNVQRSRRQVRLSRALGIALTPKAQRIFEKRPYAPGEHGRDRRRTESDYAVRMREKQRLRAQYGISEKQLRAAYEKATRTAGQTGNAMLTDLETRLDNLVLRAGFARTTAQARQFVVHRHILVDGNIVDRPSYRVKPGQTIQVKAKSQTMVPFQIAAEGVHRDVLPAVPGYLDVNLPSLKATVTRKPEVEEIPVQVNIQYVVEFYAR; this is translated from the coding sequence ATGACGAACGTTCAGCGTTCTCGCCGTCAGGTGCGTCTGTCTCGCGCCCTCGGCATCGCACTGACCCCCAAGGCTCAGCGCATCTTCGAAAAGCGTCCGTACGCTCCTGGCGAGCACGGCCGTGACCGCCGCCGCACCGAGTCCGATTACGCGGTGCGTATGCGCGAAAAGCAGCGTCTGCGCGCTCAGTACGGCATCTCCGAGAAGCAGCTTCGCGCCGCTTACGAGAAGGCCACCCGTACTGCCGGCCAGACCGGTAACGCCATGCTGACCGACCTCGAGACCCGTCTCGACAACCTGGTGCTGCGTGCCGGCTTCGCCCGCACCACCGCCCAGGCCCGTCAGTTCGTGGTGCACCGTCACATCCTCGTTGACGGCAACATCGTGGACCGCCCGTCCTACCGCGTCAAGCCCGGCCAGACCATTCAGGTGAAGGCCAAGAGCCAGACCATGGTTCCGTTCCAGATCGCCGCCGAAGGCGTGCACCGTGACGTGCTGCCTGCGGTCCCCGGCTACCTCGACGTGAACCTGCCGTCCCTGAAGGCCACTGTGACCCGTAAGCCGGAGGTCGAAGAGATCCCGGTGCAGGTCAACATCCAGTACGTGGTCGAATTCTACGCCCGCTGA
- a CDS encoding cobalt transporter, with product MGQQVRYGRRRSHGAGALIAAVILVVAVLIAAWTLLPRLFTPHETARTAEEAYCAAVSPDGARRTLTPDQAQNAALIANIAVTRGLPDHAATVAIATAMQESRLTNLDYGDLDSLGLFQQRPSQGWGTAEQVSDMTYATNIFYDHLLQVPDWETIPVEDAAQEVQRSGYPELYATWDAMARAWASGLTGERSADVTCALEPAISSDADGLVANIGGTLPNVNVSVAPPNGKTGTNNGAATNTASTTLTITLPDGLSADNRTRLCWQTAGWLVTQAHQYGIDALHADGMDWNRRAGTWTGTETAEQTVTVTLA from the coding sequence ATGGGACAACAGGTGCGGTACGGCAGACGCCGCTCCCATGGCGCGGGCGCGCTGATTGCAGCCGTCATACTTGTTGTTGCGGTGCTGATCGCGGCATGGACGCTGCTGCCACGGCTATTCACGCCTCACGAGACCGCGCGCACGGCCGAGGAAGCATATTGCGCGGCGGTGTCGCCCGACGGAGCCCGCCGCACCTTGACGCCTGATCAGGCGCAGAACGCGGCGCTGATTGCGAACATCGCCGTCACGCGCGGACTGCCGGATCACGCGGCGACGGTGGCCATCGCCACGGCCATGCAGGAGTCGAGGCTGACGAATCTGGACTACGGCGACTTGGATTCGCTCGGCCTGTTCCAACAGCGGCCCAGCCAAGGCTGGGGCACGGCGGAGCAGGTGTCCGACATGACCTATGCGACAAACATCTTCTACGACCATCTGCTGCAGGTGCCGGATTGGGAGACGATTCCGGTGGAGGACGCCGCGCAGGAGGTGCAGCGCTCAGGCTACCCGGAACTATATGCCACATGGGATGCGATGGCACGCGCCTGGGCCTCGGGGCTGACCGGTGAACGGTCGGCGGACGTCACGTGCGCGTTGGAGCCAGCAATCTCCTCGGACGCGGACGGGTTGGTTGCCAACATAGGCGGTACACTGCCGAATGTCAATGTCTCGGTTGCGCCCCCAAATGGCAAAACCGGCACGAACAACGGCGCTGCGACCAATACGGCCAGCACAACGTTGACGATCACGCTGCCGGACGGCCTGTCCGCCGACAACCGCACTCGACTTTGCTGGCAGACGGCAGGCTGGCTGGTCACGCAGGCGCATCAATACGGCATTGACGCACTGCACGCGGACGGCATGGATTGGAACCGCAGAGCCGGCACATGGACCGGCACCGAAACCGCCGAGCAGACCGTCACCGTCACGCTTGCGTGA
- a CDS encoding ATP-dependent helicase, with the protein MYDEPEVIARSAQELVGDLNPQQAEAVQYRGQALLIGAGAGSGKTRVLTRRIAWILSQFGAWPSQILAITFTNKAAAEMRERLGSLIGPVAQRMWVSTFHSACVRILRRDGKSIGLKSGFSIYDSADSERLVKIIATEFNLDIKRYTPRSILGHISDLKNNLTGWKENLAVHAPDFTPGQRGYQFGTVGDLEAIYAVIYAEYEHRLALANAVDFDDLIGRTVELLRTDPAVAEYYHHRFRYILVDEYQDTNHAQYVLVRELAGVDTGEKAIPGAPNAGKSGPAWITVVGDSDQSIYAFRGADIRNIQDFEQDFPNAKTIMLEQNYRSTQTILDAANAVISNNEGRKPKKLWTALGKGEPIVGYAADNAQQEAQWVATEIARLHAEEGIAYSDMAIMYRANAQSRSLEEALINTNQPYQLVGGTKFYERREIKDALAYLQALVNPDDDVNLRRILNVPKRGLGDRAEGVLLAYAREHGTSFFYALMHLDEIEVPTRTATSLRAFRDLMGALSQFTHAHDSKPSEIVAEVLEKSGLRAELEKSVDPQDASRLENLSQLQSTAAEFEQNTPDATLSAFLETTALVADSDQLPGEAEDSGKVTLMTLHTAKGLEYPVVFLTGMEQGTFPHSRSMEDTTELQEERRLAYVGITRAKQRLYVTRAAVRSQWGQAADMMPSQFLDEIPDSLIDWKRREAGVERMRANWETDGFADDLGGWDDDDFGGATFGGSSTFGSRGSSGSGSSYGSRSRYGSSYGSGSGSSSYGSRSGSSYGSRSSSYDSRSGSSSYGSRSRSGSSYGPRSRSGSSSGSYGGTRGGKVTTRRTTPKSGSTGSAVPSSKLTKDNGLNIADFAVGDMISHDQYGLGKVTDAQDKGRNSVITVDFGSAGVKRLMLRVAPIEKL; encoded by the coding sequence GTGTACGACGAGCCGGAAGTCATTGCACGCAGCGCGCAGGAACTTGTAGGCGATCTGAACCCGCAGCAGGCGGAAGCCGTGCAATATCGCGGTCAGGCGCTGCTGATCGGCGCCGGTGCCGGCTCCGGCAAAACCCGCGTGCTGACCCGCCGCATCGCCTGGATCTTGAGCCAGTTCGGCGCATGGCCGAGCCAGATTCTGGCCATCACCTTCACCAACAAGGCCGCCGCCGAAATGCGCGAACGACTCGGTTCGCTGATCGGCCCGGTGGCCCAGCGCATGTGGGTCTCCACCTTCCATTCCGCCTGCGTGCGCATTCTGAGGCGCGACGGCAAGTCCATCGGGCTCAAGTCCGGCTTCTCCATTTATGATTCCGCCGACTCCGAGCGACTCGTCAAAATCATCGCCACCGAATTCAACCTCGACATCAAGCGCTACACTCCACGCTCGATCCTCGGCCATATCTCCGACCTCAAGAACAATCTGACCGGTTGGAAGGAAAACCTCGCCGTTCACGCGCCCGACTTCACGCCTGGCCAGCGCGGCTACCAGTTCGGCACGGTGGGCGACCTTGAAGCCATCTATGCGGTGATCTACGCCGAATACGAGCATCGCTTGGCCCTGGCCAACGCCGTCGACTTCGACGATCTGATCGGCCGCACGGTCGAGTTGCTGCGCACCGACCCGGCCGTCGCCGAGTACTACCATCACCGCTTCCGTTACATTCTCGTCGACGAGTATCAGGACACCAACCACGCCCAGTACGTGCTTGTGCGCGAGCTGGCCGGTGTGGACACGGGGGAGAAGGCCATCCCGGGCGCGCCGAACGCCGGCAAGTCCGGCCCCGCCTGGATCACCGTGGTGGGCGATTCCGACCAGTCCATCTACGCGTTCCGTGGCGCCGACATCCGCAACATCCAGGACTTCGAGCAGGACTTCCCGAACGCCAAGACCATCATGCTCGAACAGAACTATCGTTCGACGCAGACCATTCTGGATGCGGCCAACGCGGTGATCAGCAACAACGAGGGCCGCAAGCCCAAGAAACTGTGGACCGCGCTCGGCAAGGGCGAGCCGATTGTCGGCTACGCGGCGGACAACGCCCAGCAGGAGGCCCAGTGGGTAGCCACCGAAATCGCGCGCCTGCACGCCGAAGAGGGCATCGCCTACTCCGACATGGCGATCATGTACCGCGCCAACGCCCAATCTCGCTCGCTCGAAGAGGCGCTGATCAACACGAATCAGCCGTATCAGCTCGTCGGCGGCACCAAGTTCTACGAACGTCGCGAAATCAAGGATGCGCTGGCCTATTTGCAGGCGCTCGTCAATCCGGACGACGATGTGAATCTACGTCGTATTCTCAACGTGCCCAAGCGCGGGCTTGGCGACCGCGCCGAAGGCGTGCTGCTCGCCTACGCGCGCGAGCATGGCACCAGCTTCTTCTACGCACTCATGCACTTGGATGAGATCGAGGTGCCGACCCGCACCGCTACCTCGCTACGAGCATTCCGCGATCTGATGGGCGCGCTCTCGCAGTTCACGCACGCGCACGACTCCAAGCCCAGCGAGATCGTGGCCGAAGTATTGGAGAAGTCGGGCTTAAGGGCCGAACTTGAGAAATCCGTGGATCCGCAGGACGCCTCCCGTCTGGAGAACCTCTCCCAGCTGCAGTCCACCGCAGCCGAATTCGAACAGAACACGCCTGACGCCACGTTGTCCGCATTCCTGGAGACCACTGCGCTCGTGGCCGACTCCGACCAGCTGCCCGGTGAGGCGGAGGACTCCGGCAAGGTGACGCTCATGACCTTGCACACCGCCAAGGGCCTCGAATACCCGGTGGTGTTCCTGACCGGCATGGAACAGGGCACCTTCCCGCATTCGCGTTCGATGGAAGACACCACTGAACTGCAGGAGGAACGCCGACTCGCCTATGTGGGCATCACGCGTGCCAAGCAGAGACTGTATGTCACGCGCGCCGCCGTCCGCTCCCAGTGGGGCCAGGCCGCCGATATGATGCCCAGCCAATTCCTCGACGAGATTCCGGATTCGCTGATTGATTGGAAACGCCGTGAAGCCGGCGTGGAGCGTATGCGCGCCAACTGGGAGACCGATGGATTCGCCGACGATTTGGGCGGCTGGGATGATGACGATTTCGGCGGTGCCACGTTTGGCGGGTCGTCGACGTTCGGCTCGCGTGGTTCGTCCGGTTCGGGTTCGTCCTATGGGTCGCGGTCGCGGTATGGGTCGTCGTATGGCTCGGGTTCCGGCTCCTCGTCGTATGGTTCCCGTTCAGGTTCTTCGTACGGTTCCCGTTCATCATCATATGATTCCCGCTCCGGCTCGTCCTCCTACGGGTCTCGCTCCCGTTCGGGGTCGTCTTACGGGCCGCGTTCCCGTTCCGGTTCTTCGTCCGGTTCATATGGCGGTACCCGTGGCGGCAAGGTCACCACGCGCCGCACCACACCGAAATCCGGTTCGACCGGCTCTGCCGTGCCCAGCTCGAAGCTCACCAAGGACAATGGCCTGAATATCGCCGACTTCGCCGTGGGCGACATGATCAGCCATGATCAGTACGGTCTCGGCAAGGTCACCGACGCGCAAGACAAGGGTCGCAATTCGGTAATCACCGTGGACTTCGGCTCCGCCGGCGTCAAACGCCTCATGCTCCGCGTAGCACCTATTGAGAAGTTGTAG
- a CDS encoding nucleobase:cation symporter-2 family protein, whose amino-acid sequence MSEKKTKNSVSFEALSSLDAPVSFWKGIPFGLQHVMAMFVANLAPIFIVASAAKMTPAQSATIIQAGLLVAGLGTCLQLYGAWLIGSRLPMVTGISFTYVAAAVAICADKGYGAVVGAVMVGGLLELVLGLTAKYWRRFVPPIVSAIVVTSIGFSLLNVGATSFGGGSGAKDFGSWQNLTLGLISLVACLAFQLLMKGTAKQLSVLFGLVVGYVAAICMGKVDFSGFQNLAIVSVPQFMPFKPEFDWGSIISIGLLYVVSSVEVLGDTAALTKVGLNRTPTERETAGAIAGDGLISTVSGLFGCLPLTSFAQNIGLVAMTKVVNRKVILSGGLILVLASFVPAIAEVFNSLPQAVLGGCTIMMFGNIILSGFQMIAEAGFTQRNITLAALSLTIGIGFTQVSDIFAQFPTLFQQIFASNCIAVAFVVAVILNAVLPSEEHFLSAPKEAPAADAE is encoded by the coding sequence ATGTCAGAGAAGAAAACCAAGAATTCCGTATCCTTTGAGGCGCTGTCTTCGCTGGACGCGCCAGTATCCTTCTGGAAGGGCATTCCGTTCGGCCTGCAGCATGTGATGGCCATGTTCGTGGCGAACCTCGCCCCGATCTTCATCGTCGCCTCGGCCGCGAAAATGACCCCGGCCCAATCGGCCACCATCATCCAGGCCGGCCTTCTGGTTGCGGGCCTAGGCACCTGCCTGCAACTGTACGGCGCGTGGCTCATCGGCTCGCGTCTGCCGATGGTCACCGGCATCTCCTTCACCTACGTGGCGGCCGCCGTGGCGATCTGCGCGGACAAGGGCTATGGCGCAGTGGTCGGCGCGGTAATGGTCGGCGGTCTGCTGGAACTCGTGCTGGGTTTGACGGCCAAGTATTGGCGTCGGTTCGTGCCGCCCATCGTCTCCGCCATCGTGGTCACGTCGATCGGCTTCTCGCTGCTCAACGTGGGTGCCACGAGCTTCGGCGGCGGCAGCGGAGCCAAGGACTTCGGTTCCTGGCAAAACCTAACGCTCGGGCTTATATCTTTGGTCGCCTGCCTGGCGTTCCAGCTGTTGATGAAGGGCACGGCCAAGCAGCTGTCCGTGCTGTTCGGCCTGGTAGTCGGCTATGTGGCGGCCATCTGCATGGGCAAGGTCGATTTCTCCGGTTTCCAGAACCTCGCCATCGTGTCCGTGCCGCAGTTCATGCCGTTCAAGCCTGAGTTCGACTGGGGTTCGATCATCTCCATCGGCCTGCTCTACGTCGTCTCCTCGGTCGAGGTGCTGGGTGACACCGCCGCGCTGACCAAGGTGGGCCTGAACCGTACTCCCACCGAACGCGAGACCGCGGGCGCCATCGCCGGCGACGGCCTGATCTCCACCGTATCCGGCCTGTTCGGATGCCTGCCGCTGACCTCGTTCGCGCAGAACATCGGATTGGTGGCCATGACCAAGGTCGTCAACCGCAAGGTGATTCTCTCCGGCGGACTGATTCTGGTGCTGGCGAGCTTCGTGCCGGCCATCGCCGAGGTGTTCAACTCGCTGCCACAGGCGGTGCTCGGCGGCTGCACGATCATGATGTTCGGCAACATCATTCTTTCGGGCTTCCAGATGATCGCCGAAGCGGGCTTCACGCAGCGCAACATCACGCTTGCGGCGCTTTCGCTGACCATCGGCATCGGCTTCACCCAGGTGAGCGACATCTTCGCGCAGTTCCCGACACTGTTCCAACAAATCTTCGCCTCGAACTGCATCGCCGTGGCGTTCGTGGTGGCCGTGATCCTGAACGCCGTGCTGCCCAGCGAGGAGCACTTCCTCTCCGCGCCCAAGGAGGCACCGGCCGCGGACGCCGAGTGA
- a CDS encoding helix-turn-helix domain-containing protein — MTIRINLDVMMAKRKIGVGELAEQIGITPANVSILKNGRAKAVRFTTLDAICKALDCQPGDILEWEDVD; from the coding sequence ATGACGATTCGCATCAATCTCGACGTCATGATGGCCAAACGCAAGATTGGCGTCGGCGAGCTCGCCGAACAAATTGGCATCACGCCCGCCAACGTGTCCATTCTGAAGAACGGACGTGCCAAAGCCGTCCGCTTCACCACGTTGGACGCCATCTGCAAGGCGCTCGACTGTCAACCCGGAGACATCCTCGAATGGGAAGATGTCGATTGA
- a CDS encoding xanthine phosphoribosyltransferase, translating to MQELEERIQSEGTVKEGDVLKVDAFLNHQCDVRLFDRMGSAWAAHFAGKHITKILTIEASGIGIACVAAQHFGNVPVVFAKKAQSINLDGDQYTTTVYSFTKQKEFPVIVAKKYLNAGDHVLLIDDFLANGKALRGLINLCEAAGATVEGIGIAVEKGFQGGGDTLRAEGYDVDSLAIVESMNPETGEITFRH from the coding sequence ATGCAGGAACTTGAGGAGCGAATCCAAAGCGAGGGAACGGTGAAGGAGGGTGATGTGCTCAAGGTGGACGCGTTTCTGAACCACCAGTGCGACGTGCGTCTGTTCGACCGCATGGGTTCGGCATGGGCCGCTCATTTCGCCGGCAAGCACATCACCAAGATTCTGACCATCGAGGCGTCCGGCATCGGCATTGCGTGTGTGGCGGCCCAGCATTTCGGCAATGTGCCGGTGGTGTTCGCCAAGAAGGCGCAGTCCATCAACCTTGACGGCGACCAGTACACCACCACGGTCTATTCCTTCACCAAGCAGAAGGAGTTCCCGGTGATCGTGGCCAAGAAGTATCTGAACGCCGGCGACCATGTGCTGCTTATTGACGATTTTCTGGCCAACGGCAAGGCGTTGCGCGGTCTGATTAACCTGTGCGAGGCGGCCGGTGCCACGGTCGAGGGCATTGGCATCGCCGTGGAGAAGGGCTTCCAGGGCGGCGGTGACACGCTGCGCGCTGAAGGCTACGATGTGGATTCGCTGGCCATCGTCGAGTCCATGAATCCCGAGACCGGCGAAATCACATTTAGGCACTAA
- a CDS encoding gamma-glutamyl-gamma-aminobutyrate hydrolase family protein translates to MAHRPLIGVVPLWDDKLNSLWMLPGYFDGIIEAGGIPVMLPLTDDETTIGQLVGQCDGFLVTGGHDVDPKRYGETAGPKTVKLCKARDRMEERLIPSVIAADKPLLGICRGIQSLNVALGGTLWQDLPDEHPSPVVHHGDKPPYDPVVHEVSIAPDSPLARALWPLGDNGPSEAEADEVDSFGRPYHPRAYTLGVNSYHHQAIRTLGQGLEPMATAPDGIVEAVWMPAKRFVWAVQWHPEFSHRADSNQRRILSAFIDAC, encoded by the coding sequence ATGGCCCATCGTCCGCTTATCGGCGTGGTCCCGTTGTGGGACGACAAATTGAATAGCCTGTGGATGCTGCCCGGCTATTTCGACGGCATCATCGAAGCCGGCGGTATCCCGGTGATGCTGCCGCTGACCGACGACGAGACCACAATCGGACAGTTGGTCGGCCAATGCGACGGATTCCTGGTCACCGGCGGCCACGACGTGGATCCGAAACGGTATGGCGAAACGGCCGGCCCCAAGACGGTCAAACTGTGCAAGGCCCGCGACCGGATGGAGGAGCGTCTGATTCCCTCCGTCATCGCGGCGGACAAGCCATTGCTGGGCATCTGCCGCGGCATCCAGAGCCTCAACGTCGCCTTGGGTGGCACGCTGTGGCAGGATCTGCCGGACGAACATCCCAGCCCGGTCGTGCATCATGGCGACAAGCCGCCGTATGACCCGGTGGTCCACGAAGTGTCGATCGCGCCCGATTCGCCGTTGGCCCGTGCGTTGTGGCCGCTGGGAGACAACGGCCCGAGTGAGGCGGAGGCCGATGAGGTCGATTCCTTCGGCAGGCCGTATCATCCGCGCGCCTATACGCTGGGCGTCAACAGCTATCACCATCAGGCGATTCGCACGCTGGGCCAGGGACTGGAACCGATGGCCACCGCGCCGGACGGCATCGTGGAGGCGGTCTGGATGCCGGCCAAACGTTTCGTCTGGGCCGTCCAATGGCATCCTGAGTTCTCCCACCGCGCCGATAGCAACCAACGTCGCATCCTCAGCGCCTTCATCGACGCCTGCTGA
- a CDS encoding ABC transporter permease, whose translation MPSHIALRGLPIENLKRKPFRTGALLAVVTILALTFFGGTMLTMNLNTGMTSMEKRLGADLMVVPQNTAQKAEALLTSGNPSTFYFTKDIADEVMQADGIAQATEQTYISSLAAACCAEKLQIIGYDPDTDFVIEPWVASQFEGPLEDGQMIAGANVNVSTDGTIELYGHKWPVVAQLANTGTSLDNSVFISQNTVPDMVAASAKVSKQVMPAEYAGEAVSTVMIKTQRGYEAQTVAENIKRLDSRFADLGYVYPGGITANTRTSLTALVTYLKIFVAVIWVMGVIVLLAVFASSVNERKREFASLRIMGATRGMLNAIILKESAIIGLIGGVIGVGAASLVIFPFSSLIGKQLQLPYLQASPVAVIGFIAVTVVCSTSIGIIGSLATMWRLGRPEAYLTLREGE comes from the coding sequence GTGCCATCCCATATCGCATTGCGCGGCCTTCCGATTGAAAACCTCAAACGCAAGCCGTTCCGCACCGGCGCACTGCTCGCCGTCGTCACCATCCTCGCGCTGACGTTCTTCGGCGGCACCATGCTGACCATGAACCTCAACACCGGCATGACCAGTATGGAGAAGCGCCTGGGCGCCGACCTTATGGTCGTGCCGCAAAACACCGCGCAGAAGGCTGAAGCGCTGCTCACCAGCGGCAATCCCAGCACTTTCTATTTCACCAAAGACATCGCCGACGAGGTCATGCAGGCCGACGGCATCGCACAGGCCACCGAACAGACCTATATATCGTCGCTGGCCGCCGCCTGCTGTGCCGAAAAGCTGCAGATCATCGGTTACGACCCGGACACTGACTTCGTCATCGAACCATGGGTCGCATCCCAGTTCGAAGGCCCCCTTGAAGACGGTCAGATGATTGCCGGCGCAAACGTCAACGTGTCCACCGACGGCACCATCGAACTCTACGGCCATAAGTGGCCGGTCGTCGCCCAGCTCGCCAACACCGGCACCAGCCTCGACAATTCGGTGTTCATCAGCCAAAACACCGTGCCTGATATGGTCGCCGCCTCGGCCAAGGTCTCCAAGCAGGTCATGCCCGCCGAATATGCAGGCGAAGCCGTCTCCACCGTGATGATCAAGACGCAGCGGGGTTACGAAGCGCAGACCGTGGCTGAGAACATCAAGCGTCTTGACTCCCGGTTCGCCGATTTGGGGTACGTATACCCCGGCGGCATCACCGCCAACACCAGAACTTCGCTGACCGCGCTTGTCACCTACCTCAAGATTTTCGTGGCGGTGATCTGGGTAATGGGCGTGATTGTGCTGCTCGCCGTATTCGCCTCGTCGGTGAACGAACGCAAACGCGAATTCGCGTCCCTGCGCATCATGGGCGCCACGCGCGGCATGTTGAATGCCATCATTCTGAAGGAATCCGCCATCATCGGTCTGATCGGTGGCGTAATCGGCGTCGGCGCGGCCAGCCTGGTGATTTTCCCATTCAGTTCGCTGATCGGCAAACAGCTTCAATTGCCGTATCTGCAAGCCAGCCCGGTTGCGGTGATCGGATTCATTGCCGTGACCGTTGTGTGCTCTACGAGCATCGGCATCATCGGTTCGCTGGCCACCATGTGGCGTCTCGGCCGGCCCGAAGCCTACCTGACCCTGCGAGAGGGGGAGTGA
- a CDS encoding DUF4418 family protein translates to MKNKLFASVPNILFGALITIAPQTFAHACTGHDMPGACHYSQQAATGIGVVILVFGVVALFVAPQIRIGLNIAAAANALLLLAVPTFLIGICKGAMMHCRMVMLPTLIVLGVLTIVFAAIAIWLDSRAAKRN, encoded by the coding sequence ATGAAGAACAAGCTGTTTGCATCCGTGCCCAATATTCTGTTCGGCGCGCTGATCACCATCGCGCCCCAGACCTTTGCGCACGCCTGCACCGGCCATGACATGCCGGGTGCCTGCCACTACTCGCAGCAGGCGGCCACCGGCATCGGCGTCGTCATCCTCGTGTTTGGCGTCGTGGCTTTGTTCGTCGCCCCGCAGATTCGCATCGGCCTCAATATCGCCGCCGCAGCCAACGCCCTGCTACTACTCGCCGTACCCACCTTCCTGATCGGCATCTGCAAGGGCGCGATGATGCACTGCCGCATGGTTATGCTGCCCACGCTCATCGTGCTCGGCGTGCTCACCATCGTGTTCGCGGCCATCGCCATCTGGCTCGACTCTCGCGCCGCCAAGCGCAACTGA
- a CDS encoding cytidine deaminase, which yields MAPVERHIEEALYRSAVELIERRYPTGWGGAAAMRLAGKDNGKHDGSNGSEALIVTSVAIETPNAAASLCIEVGAMCEAMKLDRRVTHTICVVRDDEHAPFTVLSPCGICQERLRYWGDDVMCAVSDNNQGEHPLFVPLRDLQPHH from the coding sequence ATGGCTCCAGTGGAGCGTCATATCGAGGAAGCGCTGTATCGCAGTGCCGTGGAACTGATCGAGCGAAGGTATCCGACAGGATGGGGAGGCGCGGCGGCGATGCGACTCGCCGGCAAAGACAACGGTAAACATGACGGAAGCAACGGCTCGGAGGCACTTATCGTCACGAGCGTGGCGATTGAGACACCCAATGCCGCCGCTTCGCTATGCATCGAGGTCGGAGCGATGTGCGAGGCGATGAAGCTTGATCGCCGTGTCACCCACACCATCTGCGTCGTACGCGATGACGAACACGCCCCGTTCACCGTGTTGTCTCCATGCGGCATCTGTCAGGAACGGCTGCGCTATTGGGGCGACGACGTGATGTGCGCCGTTTCAGACAACAATCAGGGAGAGCATCCGTTGTTCGTGCCGCTGCGCGACCTGCAGCCGCACCATTGA
- a CDS encoding SdpI family protein — protein MLIVEVVVAVVVGVFLVGVYRDAKNGTLPLQNSVGIKTPATMSSEDTWNRIHKQYAPIFLVDACALFLIALEIIIGGAMEKSFNNMASEALIALVATLVVMVLANLVVVVVADRSARK, from the coding sequence ATGCTTATCGTCGAAGTAGTTGTGGCCGTGGTCGTCGGCGTGTTTTTGGTCGGGGTCTATCGTGATGCAAAGAACGGAACGTTGCCTTTGCAGAATTCGGTAGGCATCAAAACGCCGGCAACAATGTCATCCGAAGACACATGGAATCGGATTCACAAGCAGTACGCTCCGATATTCCTCGTTGATGCATGTGCCCTGTTCCTCATCGCCCTTGAAATCATCATTGGCGGGGCCATGGAGAAGAGCTTCAATAACATGGCATCGGAGGCATTGATTGCGTTGGTGGCCACGCTTGTTGTCATGGTGCTGGCCAATCTGGTCGTCGTTGTTGTGGCAGATCGGTCTGCACGAAAATGA
- a CDS encoding ABC transporter ATP-binding protein encodes MTETTTPLQPTTVGPTNLPPTTPAQPNAPTASDSPHVTETPSPDHLLTLTDLTRQFVRRGTPFDAVSHVNLTVDAGEFIAIVGRSGNGKSTLINMVAGLIRPTSGTVSVAGRNVADLGDKALSVLRNRTIGFVTQSQTLLGNLTVLDNVILPATMFPEPLPFAQNAEATDAVAQVDAVASTDAVAQAAATNDEAAADLFMPDVIAPITDRENTPSNTAASRPDLFATRARMLLTQLGVADLADSYPRELSGGEMRRVSIARALMNQPSLLIADEPTGDLDQESTDIVMRLLRDQANNGTAILMVTHDPDALEYADRVYRMDAGVLSIASV; translated from the coding sequence ATGACTGAGACAACTACGCCGCTTCAGCCGACCACGGTTGGGCCGACCAATCTCCCGCCGACCACGCCAGCTCAGCCGAACGCGCCGACTGCGTCGGATTCGCCGCACGTAACCGAGACGCCCTCCCCGGACCATCTGTTGACCTTGACGGACCTGACCCGCCAGTTCGTCCGCCGCGGCACGCCGTTCGACGCCGTCAGCCACGTGAACCTCACCGTCGATGCCGGCGAATTCATCGCCATCGTCGGCCGGTCGGGCAACGGCAAAAGCACGCTGATCAACATGGTCGCCGGGCTGATTCGCCCGACCTCGGGAACCGTGAGCGTGGCTGGACGCAATGTGGCCGACTTGGGCGATAAAGCACTGTCCGTGCTGAGGAATCGCACCATCGGATTCGTGACCCAAAGCCAGACCCTGCTCGGCAACCTGACCGTGCTCGACAACGTGATTCTGCCCGCAACGATGTTTCCGGAGCCGCTGCCGTTCGCCCAAAACGCAGAAGCAACGGATGCCGTTGCTCAGGTGGACGCTGTTGCGTCGACCGATGCCGTGGCACAAGCCGCTGCCACCAATGATGAAGCAGCCGCCGACCTGTTCATGCCGGATGTCATTGCGCCAATCACAGACCGGGAAAACACGCCGTCAAACACGGCTGCGAGCCGTCCGGACCTGTTCGCCACCCGAGCTCGCATGCTGCTCACCCAGCTTGGTGTCGCCGATCTGGCAGACAGCTACCCGCGCGAGCTGTCCGGCGGTGAAATGCGGCGCGTCTCCATCGCCCGCGCGCTGATGAACCAGCCGAGCCTGCTCATCGCCGACGAGCCGACCGGCGACCTTGACCAGGAGAGCACCGACATCGTAATGCGTCTGCTCAGAGACCAAGCCAACAACGGCACGGCGATTCTCATGGTCACCCATGATCCCGATGCACTCGAATACGCAGACCGGGTGTATCGCATGGACGCCGGAGTGCTGTCCATAGCCTCGGTGTAA